The region CCATATACTTCTTTTGTTTCGTCCGTCAGTTTGTATTTCATTTTAAATCCTCTGTTGTTGGTGTGGGCAACAATTCGGCCCAGGCGACAACCGATGCTCTATCAGTTGCATTCATCCAGTCTTGGCAATCATTGTCCCATTCGTCAAAGCTAGCCACCATTGCTCCGTTCTTGTGTTTGTAAACAACTTGATACTCGCCATCTTCGCACGGCAACCTATCCTTAACGCTAATCCACTTGGGCAACTGCGACTCTAGTTCCTTGATGCGAGCTTCCATTGCATCCATAACCTTGTCGGCTTTGTCCTTGTTAATTTCTCCCTCAATAAATTCCACCATCCTAACAAGCACTGCTATTGCATCGTAGCATTCGTCTATTGCGTGTTCCTTGTCACCCTTGACATAGGCTTCAAAGATTTCAAGGTATTCCTCGTTAAGGATATTCGCAGCCGTTGGACTTAATTTCCGAGCAAAGAAAAGCGTCTGTTCAAGGTTCTCCGCAGACATTCTTTCGTTGGCGAAACCTTTGCAAAACACTGGGTGCTTCTCGCAAGCATGAGCGTGATGCTCGATAATTCTTTTTATGATTTCTTCTTTCATTTTGAAATTCTCTCCATTGTAACATGGTCTTCCATAAGCAGGATGAACGGGAGCATAACTCCGTCAACCATTGCGTTCATGAAGTCTTCCATAGTTTCGCTGTTCTTGAACAGAGTTGAAATACAGGCGTTCGCCTGTGTGATATAGGCAACTTCCCTAGATTCAATAACGCCAGCCTTTCCTTCCTTTAGCTCCCTGAAAAGTTTCAGGTGCTGGAGAAGGTCTTTTCTGGCTTCGCCTACCCTTACGATAGACGATGCTTCAAGTTCTATGTCTACCATATTTATTCCCATAAGAAAAGCCTTCTTGCGAAGGCTTGTTGTCTATTTAACTTTTTGCAGGCATTCTTCTGCAAGGATTTTGATGTTGTGCAGGTCTCGCTGTAGCTGGGCCTTTTCGGACATCAACCTCGTAAGGTCTCTGTACATCTGGTTCCAGTCATCACGCCTGACCTGAATGTATTGCGGTTCGGTTGTTTTGTTCGTCATTTGGCCAAGAACCTTCCTTTTGCGGTTGCAAGTTCAACGCATCCGGGGAAGGCGTTGCAAAGGCCTTCCTTCGTGTAATCGCGCAGGTTTTCAAGCAAGAGTTTTGGGTCAATCTTTGAACTTGACTGAATGAATTCGTCAGTCTGGCCGAAGTCTTCCTTCAGCCTGCGGATGAGTTCGGCTTCGTCAACTATTTTGACGGACTGTGCGCCTTTTGCAAATGAGAAGTGATTTACTTCCTCGCCAGAGTCGTTCTTGGCTGTCACATAGCCTTCAACGAAGGAAAGGGAGCATTCAATTTGCTTTTTCAGCCTTTTGGCGAATTCGTAGAAGTCAAACAGACGATCGGGATTGATAGTCAGTTCCTGGCCAGTGGCGAAAGCCACGAGGGCGTTTGCCGTGTCAAGCATTTCTGGATTTGAGTTGCCGAACTTTACGACTTCGTTGCATTCTGCGGCAAGAGTAGATTTATTCATGGGGTGGACATCGCTGTTTTTATGAACCAATCAGGCTAGGATTTCTCCTAGCCTGAAAGGAAAATTAAGTGTATAAAAACACCGGAGCTATGAACCGGCTCTGCTTATTGGGCAGAGGGAGTATTTATCGCTTTTGGGTTTATTCGCTCTGTACCGAGCAGGTTCTTCCGCACTCGCGGAATATCGGATGCAAGGCATCGGAGCCTTGTCGCTTCGGGTTGTTGTGTAAAGTGGTGTGTAATTTAGTACGAACGCACAGGGAATGCACGATTCGTGAAGTTGTGAAGCGAGAAACCTTCCATCCGTGAATGCTTCCGTGGGGAAGCGGAGCCAAGCTCTTGTAATGAACGAAGCCTTCCGCCTAACCTTGATGACAGGCGGATAGACTAAAAAGAATTATTTAACATTGTTTGTTTTTTTTTAAAAGCCTAATCGTTAGTTCATAGGCTCGTCATTGAAGATTTTCACATCTTCAACGCTTTCTTCCTTTTGGGGAGAAACTTGTGTCGGAAGAGCTGCGATTTGTCGGTAGAATCCTTCCTGCAATTCCTTCGTGATTTCGGAGAGCTTTGTGCAGCCGAAGTCAAAGAGAAGCTTGTTGAAGGCTTCCTCGCCAACTCGGGAGCGTTCGTCCGCAATGACTTCTGAGAAGGAACGCTTTGCAGGTTTTTCCGCCTGCGGGATTTCGTTCTTCGGGTCAAGAGTTGCGGTCGGTTCCGGCATTTCGTCGGAGGTATAAGGCATTCCGTTGAATTCGCTTGGGAAAGCTCGCCTGAACGCTGTCGCAATGGCAACCTTTTCGAGCATCACCTTCGGCTTTGAAAGCCAAAGGGATTTGCCTGTGTTGTATTCTGCCATATAGACCGTGCTCGTGCAAGCGTGGGAGCGATCCTTGCGGAATACTCTGCAAGTGCAGAAAACCTGCTTTGCAGCGTCAATTCCAAATTCCGTTTCGTATCCGTCATATTGTGGGAACGATTCTGCTCTCTTTATGTAAACCTCGTAACCAGTAATCACGTTGAAACTGTTGCCGTATTTGACGGCATAGATTTCGCGCTTGAACGGGTTGAGATTGAAGGCCTGAGCGATAGCCAGAAACTGCACGCGCTCGCCTTCCGTAAGGGAGGTAGTGAGCGTGGACAGGTATTCGTAGAGAAGCTTCTGCGTGACCTTGTTCGCTTCGGTCTGCACGGTTACTTCGTTGGGCATGTTGCACCTCATTGTTTCTTTTCGGCAAACTTGCGCAGGCACGTCTGCCACTGGGTCTTGATGTTGTTCCAGCCTTGCTGCTCCTGCCATTCAAACCATTCCTTTGCTATCGGTGGGAATATTCCGACTGCGTCAGCGTATTCGTACACATCTGCGAGATCGGGAACCTTCTTCGGCATCTTCGGACTGTTCTGATAGGGTGGGGGCGAAGGTGGAGGCTGTTGATTTTCAGTGTTCCATCGGTTCAAAACTCGCTTCCTTTGGGCTTCACGATATTTTGCGACCTCCTGAATCATTTCGTGCTCAATCGTTCCTTCGGGAGCCTCGTTCTTGATTAGACGTATCAGCATCTCCTTGAAACGGGAGCCTGCTTCTTCGTCCGTCATTGTGAAGCAATCAAGAAAGTTTTCTGGATTGAAGCGAAAGAAAAAGTATTTCTTGCTCTTAGCCATTCATTCTTAAGACCTCCTTCTCTACAAGGGTTCCTATTATGTCGCCAAGTGTCGGGCGAACCGCATTCCGTGTAAGCATTCCTTGCAAACGGAACAGGCTCTCCTTTGTCTTGGCGGACACGAAAACGGGTGGTGTCCTTTTATTTTCCATTTGTGTTTATTCTCCTATCTAGTCAGTGGTTTCTCTTCAATGTCTTGCGTTTTGTCACAAGGCACCAAAGAGAAACCGCTCACTTCCGTGGGCGGTTCCTATGGTTCTATGATTGAGAATCCTCGGGGTCACAGATGTCTTCCGGCATCTTGATTATTTCGCTTGAGCGAGGCGGCTTTCCGCTGAAACTTTCGGGCTTGTAGTATTTCACAAACTCGTCAAGCTTCATCGGCTTTTGCCATTCTACAGGCGCAATAATCGGTATCAGAATGTAGGGGCGAAGCTCCAGAGCCTTCTCGTAGTCAGCCTTTGTTGTTGTCACATCGGCATCGTGGGCGAACACTATGAACTCGTGCTTTGAGAATTTGTTCGTGTTCAAAATATGGCGTGTTTCAAAGGTTCCGACAACTGCGTGTCGTGAGCCTGTTCCGCACTCGTATATGTAACACTTGCCAGCGAACTTGACTGGGAACCACTTTCGCAGCTCCACCGTCTTCTCTTTGGCGAAAATTTCCTTTACAAACTGGGAACGGATTGAAATTATTGCACAGTCTTTCACTTTTCCTCCTTTTTTTCAAGGGAGTACATGAAAGAAAGCCTTCCGGCAAGCTCCGACATTGCTTGTTCAAGCTGCCGCAACTCGCTTTCCTTCGGGCCTTCGGGATATTCCTCAATCATAAGGAACAGATACGAGGCGCAAGTCCGCAATAGCTTCTTGCGTGTATATTGCATTTCTTCCTTAGACATCGGATTCCTCCATTTTAGGGAAGGAAACTTCCTTGATTATGTGTTCGTTTGATCTATAACTATATCCGAACAGCATTCTGAAAATATGTTGCTCGCCTTTTTTTAAGAACATGTCAAACACATCTTTAAGGGAGTCAAGTTCGTACAACTGTCCGTTCTCGCAATTCTTGTAAAGAACCTTTTTTCCTTGCTTTAGATTAAGGATAGTTTGTTCAAAACTTATGCTGTCAAAACCAGTACAGCAACTTGCAACATAATAAAGGGCTGTTTTAACAGTAGCCTTTTCGTCGGGGATTTCAATCGTGAGTGTCATTTCCATAGGTTTAGTCCTTTGTTTATGGGTTTAGTTGTTGGCTTTCCATCATCGGGCAACGGGGAGCCACCGCCGCTGCGACAGCCTTTTTAGGGGCTGTTTCGGAATACAGCCTTTTTACAGGCTGTTTCGGAGTTTAGGCTGCAACAAGCTTGCCTAGCTTTTCATAAAGGAATTTTTTTTTGCTTGGGTCTTGAGTTTCTTTAATCATTTCTTTGATTTTTTCGCTCATTACCGATCGGGCAAATTCCTTTTCCTCTGCTGCATCGAATTCCTTTTCCTTTGCTGCGTTCATGTTAACCTTCCTTTTGGGAGTTGATTGCTTTTTGATATTCTTCAAGGACTGCGTTTTCCAGATGCTCTCTGAACTGGCGAGTCATCGGCATGTAGATGCTCCTGTAATCTTCTCCTTGATAGAAAGGGTCTACTGGGTAGGCTACAAACAAGCCGTTCACGCCGTCCTTGATTTTGAGTTCACGAAGGCAAAGGGCTTCGTTGATTTCAACTGTTGCCATGCCTTTGATTTTTGAGTCCAATTCCTTTAAAGGGTACACGATAACTTTTGTTACTTGGAGTGTATTTTCCATATTTATTCCTTTGTTGAGGTTTGTTTTTTTTTGAACATCGTGAGTGATGCTCGTTGGGAGCCGAACTACCGACTTCCAACGAACACCACGCAAATGCGTGGGATTCGTCTATTGGTTTTCTTCAACGAAGAGCTGTGGCCTCATTCTTTTTAGGGAATAGAAGCCATTCTTTGATACTATCAAGTGGTCAACCAGATGCACTTGCATGAACTTGCAAGCGTAAGAAAACTGCCTTGTAAGGGCGATGTCGTCTTCGCTTGGTGTCCTGCTTCCTGACGGGTGGTTGTGGAAAATCGCAACAGCCGTTGCCGAGGCGTAATGTTTTGAAGAAAAGAGCTTCTTGAACATAACTCTCGGGCATGCTGGCGTGTGGTCTTCAACACCTACGGAGACGACTTCAACACCTACGGAGACGACTTCAACACCGAGCGGATGCAGGGAACCATCCAAGGCAATAAAGCCGAAGTGCTCCTGCCATTCGTTCTCGAAACGCTTGAGTTTTGAAGCAAGCATTTCTGGGTTGTTGAAGCATGTAACCGTATCGTGAAAGTATTCACTCATTTTCAGTCTTGCCATAGGGTCATCCTTTGTTATGGTTTGTGGGAATCGGAGTGATTCTCTTTCTGCTCCTCCGCAAAGAAGCAAAAAGAAAACCACGCCTTTTCAGCGTGGTTTCTAAAGTCGGGATTGTTTTTTTATTATTCTATAATCGCTTTTACGACATTGGGACAACTGATTAACTTTTCCGCTTTTTCGTCATCTCCGAATTCTTTAAGAAAAGAATCTGCTAACTCTTCGCTTGTGAATTCGGTGAAAACATCGTTTATACTGTCAAGACATGATTTGTAATTTTGTTCAAGTTCATCTTCGTCTGCAATTTCTTCATCGTCTTTTTTTGATAAATAAACAATGTTATCGCAGAAGAACCATTGTAAGGGTTGCGTGTAAAGCAATTCCTCTATAATTGCTTTTGCTGCTTTTTCGCTAAAGCCATCTGCAACCATTACGGGAACAAACTTGTCGTAAACAGCTTGGGTTGTAACTTCTTTTTTTAACATGAGAAATCCTTTGTTAAGGGTTTTTGCACAATATACAAAAATTAGCCGTAGGGAACCTATGCGTTTGCGGCAAGTTCTACGATTTCGTGCGCCATTTCCTGCTGCTCCAGAGTAAGGGAGCGTTTTTCGTTCAAGTATTCGTGCGCTTCAAACTGGCTGCATTGATGCAGTCCTAGTTCACGCTCACGAGCTTCAAGGAAGAGCTTTTTCTGACGGGGATCGCAGAAGAGTCTGCCGAAGATGTTCACGAGTTTCTGTGCTTGATTTTTCATAGGGAATCCTTTGTTTTAGGTTTGATGCGTTGTTTTGTAAACGCTTTTCAATGTCTGGGAATTGCTCTCAGGCACCAAAAAGCGCTCACCGAAGCGAGCGCAAAACCTAAACCATAAGAATAAACCTTGACGGGATAAGGCTCCAACATCTTTCACCGTGATATTAGGCGTGGTTACTTAGCTCGTTGCCATTGAGCCTGCCGAGCAGGGAACATTCAAAATGCTTAGTTTCGCCTGCCGTGCGCCTTGTCTCGTCATCATCCGTAAGTGTCAAAAATCCGGCATTTCGTCAATTTTTCGCCACAACTTAAACATTTGATTTCGTGGCGGTCATTATCTCGTTGCCGTTGCTTTTCTTGGCGGTAATTTGGATTTTTGAGCGTTGCCGTGCCGTTTAAGGTCGCTTGCGTGACTTATCTAGCATCTGCCGACAAGTGCCGCTTAGTATCGCTTTAAGCCGCTTTCGCTGGAGTCCTTGCCGTGTGCGTTTGTTTCCGCTCGCTTTGCTTGCGTGCATTTTGGCGCATTGATTTGCGCCACCATCTAGCCATGACTTGCTAGACCGTCCATAATGCGCACTTAGCGCATTACTGCAACTTTACGGCTATATGCCGTAGATTTATCGCTTTACCGCTTTATTATCAAAAAGCACTTATAGCCGCCTGCGCTATAGTTGTATAGCAATATAGTAAAATTTTACTACATAGCGGTTAAATTTAACGCATTTTATAGTAAAATTTTGCTAACATTTGGCTAAATATTGCTTTATGGTGGTTAAATGTTGCTTTTGGAGTTCTAAAAGTGCTTTGTTTTTGATTTTTACGCACTTTCTAGCCACTTTTTACGGCTATATCGTGCAACTTACTACACAAACGCAAAAACGGCTTAAAATAGTCTTAAAATTGAAAATAGAATAGGTGTATTTTGAGCACTATTTACACAAAGTGTCAAAATGTAATGTTATTGTAAGTTATATATTACAAAAATGTTATTTTATACCGTGGTATAACCTCGGTAATGCGTCGGTAATACCCATCTAACAACTAACAATTAACAGATAACATCTAACACTCTCTCCTTATAAAGGATAATGTGTAAATTTCTCTACTCTTCTCTTAATAACGGCAAAATTTTCAAAAAAATTTTTCTTTTCAGGATTTTTTCCATTTTTTGAAACTTTCTTCTTTTTTTTTGACCAGAGCGAGCGAGGCGAGCTGTTTACACACATGATTTTTTATAAAATTTTTCCCTTATGGGTTAAATTTTGTTATATTCCTTTTTATGGCTGAAGAATTGACGAAAAAAGAAGAACTTAGGCTACGTTTACGTGAAACATTCGTAAAAGGCCTGAACTCGTACATAGGCAGGACCGGAAGCAATCCTACCCGTGTTTCCCTTCAAGTTGGATTGTCGGCTTCCGCATTGAAAAATGTCATAAACGGAACTTGCAAGCTGCCTTCGTTTGAAATCATTTACGGACTTCTTGACAACGGCATGACCCTTGAAGAGTGCTTCGGTCCTGAACTAGCCGCAAAAATAGCTCCACATCAGAGCCAGAACATGGACATTGAAACGATTCTCCAGAACCTTTCGCCCGAAGAGATTTCGCTCGTCTCGAAGAGGTTCGCCTACCTAGGTCTTGCAGGACTCCTTGCAGACCTTCAACGCCCAGAAGATCCAAAAGAACGTCAAGCATAGCCTTTTCAGCCAAGTCTATTCCAGAGAATTTCCGCAGTAGTTCCGAACGGCTACTGCGGTTTCTTTTTGGTATCGTTCCCGTAGTTCCGTGGCTATGCCGTGGTATTCTTTCGGTATTACCGATGTTGTTCCGTTGCATTACCATAGTAATACCGATGTTATACCGCGGTATTACCTTGGTTCTTCCCTCGTTCTTCCGACTCTATTCGCAGGAACTCCTCCCACGCCTCCTCCGCATCGGACTTGTCCTTGTAGAAGTCGTAGATTATGCGCTTTCAGGGAAGTTCCTTCGTTCAAGGCTATGGGGTTCACCTTCAGCGAGCACGATGTGGACGAACTCTACAGGTATCTGTAGGCGAATAGGCAAGGGGTTTTCCCTTGCTTATTTCTTTTGCTCGGTAAACTATGTAACAGCCAACAACAAACAATGAGGTAGATTATGGCAATGCCGCTTGAAAGAGCACGTGGTTTGAACACTTCCGATTCCGAATACGACAGTGTAGACACTTCCCGTATGCAGCGTTCCATTGAACGAGACGAAGTCGGTGCGCAGGCCGCATATCGTAACCTGCAAGCCCGTCTAGGTGGTCGTCGCTAGAAATGGCTAACCTGAACGGAAAGCTGTTCAACGAGGCGAAGGCTATCGCAAATTTTGGCGGTCGCCTCGCCTTTGCCGTTTCGCTGGGGAAGGATACTGCATGTATGCTTCACATCATGAACCAGCTTACTGACTTGAAAAGGCACTATTTCTTCCATTGGTCTATGTACCCGAAGATGCTG is a window of Fibrobacter sp. DNA encoding:
- the bet gene encoding phage recombination protein Bet, whose translation is MPNEVTVQTEANKVTQKLLYEYLSTLTTSLTEGERVQFLAIAQAFNLNPFKREIYAVKYGNSFNVITGYEVYIKRAESFPQYDGYETEFGIDAAKQVFCTCRVFRKDRSHACTSTVYMAEYNTGKSLWLSKPKVMLEKVAIATAFRRAFPSEFNGMPYTSDEMPEPTATLDPKNEIPQAEKPAKRSFSEVIADERSRVGEEAFNKLLFDFGCTKLSEITKELQEGFYRQIAALPTQVSPQKEESVEDVKIFNDEPMN
- a CDS encoding SpoVG family protein translates to MENTLQVTKVIVYPLKELDSKIKGMATVEINEALCLRELKIKDGVNGLFVAYPVDPFYQGEDYRSIYMPMTRQFREHLENAVLEEYQKAINSQKEG